A region from the Vicia villosa cultivar HV-30 ecotype Madison, WI linkage group LG3, Vvil1.0, whole genome shotgun sequence genome encodes:
- the LOC131593280 gene encoding phosphatidylinositol 4-phosphate 5-kinase 6-like, translated as MSRELNGIVKAWEATVRKSATAKKRANSIFTTMSVAHVDDEDDDDDEQASSSSTELCHVEKLFANGDFYTGQWLDRFPHGHGKYLWIDGCMYVGEWIQGFTMGKGRFSWPSGATYEGDFKVFYMDGKGTYIGSSGYTYKGSWVMNMKSGNGKESYPNGDFYDGEWKKGFQNGHGRYQWKKGNHYIGQWRNGLFNGNGTMMWQNGNRYDGCWEDGLPKGNGTFRWGDGSFYVGVWSKDPNEQSGTYYPSGSSDNHFEWDPQEVFIDELSECRVSPCEDVSVYPSEKILSLMGFEEDNNNVKKKSTRKKGTGGNGKPRWSSVDGRVSSYSAEEGANGSGRKSTFGELGSNSVQSWHKSPRLRITASKKQGETIAKGHKNYELMLNLQLGIRHSVGRPAPSASLDLKSSAFDPKEKVWTRFPSEGSKHTPPHPSCEFRWKDYCPVVFRALRKLFKVDPADYMISICGNDALRELSSPGKSGSFFYLTNDDRYMIKTMKKAEVKVFLKMLPAYYKHVRAFENTLVTKFFGLHCVKLTGAGHKKVRFVIMGNIFCSQYTIHRRFDLKGSTFGRTTDKPEAEIEPTTTLKDLDLNFIFRLQKSWFQEFCRQVSRDCDFLEHERIMDYSMLVGLHFRETTSTGNVTPCSRNSGTCTPSGFDDGGPRLSGVDIDNLIVDPNRWIQLGINMPAQAEMALRRSNCDTPQLVGEPTGELYDIIIFFGIIDILQDYDISKKLEHAYKSIQYDPTSISSVDPRLYSKRFREFIFRVFVEDTT; from the exons ATGAGCAGGGAGCTGAATGGCATTGTAAAAGCATGGGAAGCAACAGTTAGAAAATCTGCAACTGCTAAGAAAAGGGCTAACAGCATCTTCACAACGATGTCTGTAGCCCATGTAGATGATGAAGATGACGACGACGACGAACAAGCTTCGTCGTCGTCGACAGAGTTGTGTCATGTCGAAAAGCTTTTCGCCAATGGTGATTTCTATACAGGACAATGGCTAGACAGGTTTCCACATGGTCATGGTAAGTATCTATGGATTGATGGTTGTATGTATGTTGGTGAATGGATTCAAGGTTTTACAATGGGGAAAGGTAGGTTTAGTTGGCCTAGTGGTGCTACCTATGAAGGTGATTTCAAGGTTTTTTATATGGATGGTAAAGGTACTTATATAGGTTCATCTGGTTATACATATAAAGGCTCTTGGGTTATGAATATGAAGAGTGGGAATGGGAAGGAGAGTTATCCTAATGGTGATTTCTATGATGGTGAATGGAAGAAGGGTTTTCAAAATGGGCATGGTAGGTATCAATGGAAGAAGGGGAATCATTATATTGGTCAATGGAGGAATGGTTTGTTTAATGGGAATGGTACAATGATGTGGCAAAATGGTAATAGGTATGATGGTTGTTGGGAAGACGGTTTACCGAAAGGGAACGGTACGTTTCGATGGGGTGATGGTAGTTTTTATGTTGGTGTTTGGAGTAAGGATCCTAATGAGCAAAGCGGTACGTATTATCCGTCCGGTTCTAGTGATAATCATTTTGAATGGGATCCTCAGGAGGTTTTCATCGATGAATTGAGTGAATGTAGGGTTTCTCCGTGCGAGGATGTTTCGGTTTATCCTTCGGAGAAGATATTGAGCTTGATGGGTTTCGAGGAAGATAATAATAATGTGAAGAAAAAATCGACACGTAAGAAAGGAACGGGTGGAAATGGAAAACCTAGATGGAGTTCAGTTGATGGAAGGGTTAGTAGTTACAGCGCAGAAGAAGGCGCTAACGGTTCAGGTAGAAAATCGACATTTGGTGAGTTGGGAAGTAATTCTGTTCAAAGTTGGCATAAATCGCCGCGGTTGAGAATAACCGCGTCGAAGAAACAAGGAGAAACTATAGCTAAAGGTCATAAAAACTATGAGCTGATGTTGAATCTCCAACTAGGTATCAG ACATTCTGTTGGAAGACCGGCTCCAAGTGCATCTCTTGATTTGAAATCTTCCGCGTTTGATCCCAAAGAGAAAGTTTGGACTCGATTTCCGTCAGAAGGATCGAAGCATACGCCACCTCATCCTTCGTGTGAGTTTAGATGGAAAGACTATTGTCCGGTAGTATTCAG GGCTCTTAGAAAGTTGTTCAAAGTTGATCCTGCCGATTACATGATATCGATATGTGGGAATGACGCTCTCCGGGAGCTTTCATCCCCTGGAAAAAGTggaagtttcttctatttgacgAACGATGACCGGTATATGATCAAAACCATGAAGAAAGCCGAAGTAAAA GTTTTTCTGAAAATGCTTCCGGCTTATTATAAACACGTCCGGGCTTTTGAGAACACGCTAGTCACAAAATTCTTCGGCTTACATTGTGTTAAACTAACAGGAGCTGGACATAAGAAG GTTCGCTTTGTCATCATGGGAAATATATTTTGTTCTCAATACACCATTCACAGACGGTTTGACTTGAAAGGTTCAACATTTGGTCGCACAACCGATAAACCCGAGGCAGAAATCGAGCCAACTACAACACTTAAGGATCTTGACTTAAATTTCATATTTCGGTTGCAGAAATCTTGGTTCCAAGAATTTTGCAG ACAAGTTTCTAGAGATTGCGACTTTCTGGAACATGAAAGGATCATGGATTATAGTATGTTGGTCGGTCTTCACTTTCGAGAAACAACTTCAACCGGCAACGTTACACCTTGTAGTAGAAATTCGGGAACATGCACCCCATCTGGATTTGACGATGGAGGCCCTCGTCTTTCTGGAGTCGACATAGATAATCTCATCGTAGATCCTAATCG GTGGATACAATTAGGTATAAACATGCCAGCGCAAGCCGAAATGGCTTTACGAAGAAGCAATTGCGATACTCCTCAGTTGGTTGGAGAACCAACTGGGGAGTTATACGATATTATAATCTTTTTCGGTATCATAGACATATTACAAGACTACGATATTAGTAAAAAGCTCGAGCATGCTTACAAATCTATCCAATACGATCCAACGTCAATCTCATCCGTTGATCCAAGGCTATACTCAAAACGCTTTCGCGAATTCATCTTCCGAGTTTTTGTAGAAGACACTACGTAA
- the LOC131593281 gene encoding protein LATERAL ROOT PRIMORDIUM 1-like: MSMLGLRDLVLIAPSPSSLHHHQQQQQHQQHNHQNQPISSDHNSSASLSVGFGIFPLLTATPCMPQPQQQPNQSQNNEAQENNNFWNLRMCPEPKKVITDDNDDENHNNHNDSNNKMVMMESEENGVYGSEYRVCHDCGNRAKKDCVFRRCRTCCKGRGYDCSTHLKSTWIPSTRRREREGEIVVGGGGGGGYGSGGEGCSGVKRPKILLGSSQNGAATSHSSNSNGATPKSFANSSRHQDASFKEALPGQVHAPAVFKCHRVTAIGNGEDEFAYLATVHISGHVFKGFLYDHGVDGKNPMPCVSELQLGNNCSGKNGECSSGIGVQSNNAYPASAS, from the exons ATGAGTATGTTAGGCCTAAGAGACCTAGTTCTCATAGCTCCATCACCTTCATCTCTTCACCATcatcaacaacagcaacaacatcaacaacacaaTCATCAAAACCAACCCATTTCATCAGATCACAATTCATCAGCTTCCTTAAGTGTCGGTTTTGGAATTTTCCCACTTCTTACCGCCACACCATGCATGccacaaccacaacaacaaccaaacCAGTCTCAAAACAATGAAGCTCAAGAAAATAACAATTTTTGGAACCTTAGGATGTGTCCAGAACCAAAAAAAGTGATAactgatgataatgatgatgagaaTCATAATAATCATAATGATAGTAATAACAAGATGGTGATGATGGAGAGTGAAGAGAATGGTGTGTATGGTTCTGAGTATAGAGTGTGTCATGATTGTGGCAATAGAGCGAAGAAAGATTGTGTTTTTAGGAGATGTAGGACTTGTTGTAAGGGACGTGGTTATGATTGTAGTACTCATTTGAAGAGTACTTGGATTCCTTCGACTCGTCGGAGGGAGCGAGAAGGAGAGATTGTTGTTGGTGGCGGCGGTGGTGGTGGTTATGGTAGTGGTGGTGAGGGTTGTTCTGGTGTTAAGAGACCAAAGATTTTGTTAGGGTCTTCACAAAATGGTGCTGCTACTTCTCATAGTTCGAATTCTAATGGTGCTACTCCAAAGAGTTTTGCTAATAGCTCTCGTCATCAAG ATGCTAGTTTCAAAGAGGCATTACCAGGTCAAGTTCATGCACCTGCTGTATTCAAATGCCATAGAGTAACTGCCATTGGAAATGGAGAAGATGAGTTTGCTTATTTGGCAACGGTTCATATTAGTGGCCATGTGTTTAAAGGGTTTCTCTATGATCATGGAGTTGATGGGAAAAATCCAATGCCTTGTGTTTCTGAACTTCAATTGGGGAACAATTGTAGTGGAAAAAATGGTGAATGTTCTTCTGGAATTGGTGTTCAAAGTAATAATGCTTACCCTGCTTCTGCTAGCTAG
- the LOC131659714 gene encoding uncharacterized protein LOC131659714, giving the protein MLNAWKLKHAVEVQDLSKNLFLFKFGSKRDMEYVLKSGPWSFDRALLVFRRISGEEQPSDLNMHFSSFWVRVYDLPLMLRSETMAKKLGNIIGSYEEMDVKEAHRNGRFLRIKVTLNLKEPLKRGTVVSFKEKKIRVHFKYERLPTFCFVCGRMGHQIKDCEAVEDLNEEGYEELEEQDLAFGQWLRASPLPKMNEDFKRKDSSSSLCSRELFNVSSSQSRCEHKGKGDSDDLETQQDNQILNQQKDSGKRGEETNANPVDVETVAESLGAVALSTEKIAESKEVGVQKRKWVRRKTTKSAKTAADLSAKPKLSKRHLVDVMVVEGSLEDYGGGDKKRKQVADTKHSLNKGPEVVLDDQHRLPQ; this is encoded by the coding sequence ATGCTGAATGCTTGGAAGCTGAAACACGCAGTGGAAGTTCAGGATCTGAGTAAAAATCTATTTCTGTTCAAGTTTGGCTCAAAGAGAGATATGGAATACGTTCTCAAGTCTGGACCTTGGAGCTTCGACAGAGCCTTGCTGGTATTTAGACGCATATCAGGAGAGGAACAACCTTCAGATCTGAACATGCATTTCAGTTCCTTCTGGGTCCGAGTTTACGACTTGCCACTCATGCTCAGATCTGAAACAATGGCAAAGAAACTTGGAAACATTATTGGATCGTATGAGGAAATGGATGTCAAGGAGGCGCACCGAAATGGCAGGTTCCTGCGGATTAAGGTTACACTAAATCTGAAAGAACCTTTGAAGCGTGGAACGGTTGTTTCTttcaaagagaaaaaaataagggTCCATTTTAAATACGAGAGATTGCCAACCTTTTGCTTTGTCTGTGGTCGTATGGGTCATCAGATTAAAGATTGTGAAGCAGTTGAGGATCTCAATGAGGAAGGATACGAGGAACTAGAGGAGCAAGACTTAGCTTTCGGGCAATGGTTACGTGCATCCCCTCTCCCGAAAATGAATGAAGATTTTAAGAGGAAGGATTCAAGCTCTAGTCTTTGCAGCAGAGAACTCTTCAATGTTTCTTCCAGTCAAAGCCGTTGTGAACATAAAGGGAAGGGTGACAGTGATGACCTTGAAACCCAACAAGATAACCAGATATTAAACCAGCAGAAAGATAGCGGTAAGCGTGGAGAGGAGACAAATGCAAATCCTGTAGATGTGGAGACGGTAGCTGAATCCCTCGGGGCGGTAGCTTTATCAACAGAGAAGATAGCCGAGTCCAAGGAGGTGGGAGTCCAGAAGAGAAAGTGGGTGAGAAGAAAGACCACAAAAAGTGCCAAAACGGCTGCAGATTTGTCGGCCAAACCAAAACTATCCAAGCGACACCTTGTGGATGTCATGGTGGTCGAAGGCTCTCTTGAAGATTACGGTGGGGGAGATAAGAAGAGGAAACAGGTGGCAGACACTAAGCACTCTCTTAACAAAGGACCAGAGGTGGTGTTGGATGACCAACACCGCCTACCCCAATGA
- the LOC131659713 gene encoding uncharacterized protein LOC131659713, which translates to MKTVSWNCRGLGSPRAVRGLARLLKTENPQLVFLMETRLKKDEMTKLKLKFNFSFDLIVDCRGSGRERSGGLCLWWNEGTDISIQSSSPNHIAGFCQQEDDDEPWFFAGVYGYPDEARKKDTWKLIQAINTESGSNIVFFGDLNDILYDSDKMGGNMRSDTQMNWGRSTMSVCDLQKVCFEGYPFTWTNGRVGDQNIQCRLDRSLCSTSFIHNFPLTKVHHLERFGSDHAALRILIQKEADNDRRRYLFRFEEAWSKEKSCGNFVSHLWKRDPGNFQQQLRSI; encoded by the coding sequence ATGAAAACTGTTAGCTGGAACTGCAGGGGTTTGGGGAGCCCTCGTGCAGTTCGAGGCCTTGCGAGGCTTCTTAAAACTGAAAATCCTCAACTTGTCTTTCTAATGGAGACTAGGCTGAAGAAAGATGAGATGACGAAACTAAAATTGAAGtttaacttttcttttgatttaaTAGTGGATTGTCGTGGGTCTGGTAGAGAAAGATCTGGGGGGCTCTGTCTATGGTGGAATGAGGGTACTGATATCTCTATTCAATCCTCCTCTCCTAATCACATAGCGGGATTCTGTCaacaagaagatgatgatgagccATGGTTTTTTGCAGGAGTGTATGGTTATCCGGATGAGGCTAGGAAGAAGGACACATGGAAACTGATACAGGCTATAAATACGGAAAGTGGCAGCAATATAGTTTTCTTTGGAGATCTCAACGATATATTGTATGATTCTGACAAAATGGGGGGCAACATGCGATCGGATACTCAAATGAATTGGGGTCGGAGCACAATGAGTGTTTGTGATTTGCAGAAAGTCTGTTTCGAAGGATATCCCTTCACCTGGACTAATGGAAGAGTGGGAGATCAGAATATCCAATGTAGGCTGGATAGGAGTTTGTGTTCGACGAGTTTCATACATAATTTCCCCCTCACCAAGGTGCATCATTTGGAGAGGTTCGGTTCCGATCATGCGGCGCTGCGTATTCTGATTCAAAAGGAGGCGGATAATGATAGAAGGAGGTATCTCTTTCGATTTGAGGAGGCTTGGTCCAAGGAAAAATCTTGCGGTAATTTCGTGAGCCATTTATGGAAGAGGGATCCTGGAAATTTTCAACAGCAATTGAGGTCTATCTAG
- the LOC131593279 gene encoding putative disease resistance RPP13-like protein 1, whose translation MHDLINDLAMKISSPYCTRLDNHKIDEMIDKRVRHLSFDRLKYNSYNKIENLHGLKGLRTFLPMPVQISWNYGNSTSLKLFSGLLSTMTQLHVLSLSHFKNITELPNFIGNLIYLRYLNLSSTQIKSLPSETCKLYNLQTLLLSSCKELTELPKDMGKLVKLRHLDIRGTKLKKMPAQISKLKNLQTLSDFVISNVKDVGLKIEDLGKYPHLRGRLSISQLENVIDPSHASQANLEMKKEIDELELRWSCINPSNSQIQNVVLERLRPSTHLKSLTISGYCGEKLPDWLGNPLFSNIVCIKISGCKNCSRLPSLGQLDNLKELFISGMQSIKSVRTEFYRRDSPSFQPFTSLKTLSFENMLEWKEWELIGGTYIEFPSLIHLSLVDCPKLKENIPTNLPKLTHLWVKHCPELIVITPYNLPSLIELELHDCSLLIKSRSSDDTGPPFDMFSQLMISLNSLQKITLENIPSLTSFPRDGLPKTLQSIIIDRCENLEFLSHKSFHNYKSLERLEISKSCNSTTSFTLCSFPVLKILVIYGCKHLKSILIAEDASKQNLLFLRTIRISSCDELESVSLSGLPIPNLADLTVWGCKKFRSLPESLKTFTSLQEMNIVNLPNLQSFSIDDLPNNLRDLLIGGVGGIWWNTTWQHLTSLSTLDIRSHDIVKGLMKTQVPFLPTNLISLNIGDLKDIECLDGKWLQHLTSLQQLLIYDSPKLKSLPEKGELPSSLKLLIITGCPLLEAKLRRKQGKEWRKISHIPTIYLNHDIIE comes from the coding sequence ATGCATGACCTCATCAATGACTTAGCTATGAAAATTTCATCTCCATACTGTACTAGGTTAGACAATCATAAAATAGATGAAATGATAGATAAAAGGGTGCGGCACTTGTCATTCGATAGACTAAAATATAACTCATacaataaaattgaaaatttgcATGGATTAAAAGGTCTACGAACCTTTCTACCCATGCCAGTGCAAATTTCATGGAATTATGGTAATTCTACGTCGTTGAAGTTATTTTCTGGCTTGTTGTCGACAATGACACAATTACACGTGTTATCACTTTCACACTTCAAAAATATCACTGAATTACCCAACTTTATTGGAAATTTGATATATCTGCGATACTTGAATCTCTCTAGCACTCAGATTAAATCTTTGCCTTCCGAAACATGCAAGCTTTACAATTTGCAGACTTTGTTGTTGTCAAGTTGCAAAGAACTCACTGAATTGCCAAAGGACATGGGGAAATTGGTGAAACTGCGCCACCTTGACATCAGAGGCACTAAATTGAAGAAAATGCCGGCACAAATTTCCAAATTGAAAAATCTACAGACATTGTCCGACTTTGTTATAAGCAATGTTAAGGACGTtggattgaagattgaagatctTGGAAAATATCCCCATCTACGGGGAAGACTTTCCATCTCACAACTTGAAAATGTAATTGACCCATCTCATGCTTCTCAAGcaaatttggagatgaaaaaAGAAATTGACGAGTTGGAACTAAGATGGTCATGCATTAATCCTTCAAACTCACAAATACAAAATGTTGTATTGGAACGTCTACGCCCATCGACACATTTGAAGAGTTTGACCATTTCCGGATATTGTGGAGAAAAATTACCAGATTGGTTGGGCAATCCATTATTTAGCAACATAGTGTGTATAAAAATCTCGGGATGTAAAAATTGTTCAAGGCTCCCATCCCTGGGGCAACTCGATAATCTTAAAGAACTCTTTATTAGTGGGATGCAATCAATAAAGAGTGTTCGTACCGAGTTTTATAGAAGAGACTCTCCTTCATTTCAACCATTCACCTCTTTAAAGACTCTAAGCTTTGAAAATATGCTAGAGTGGAAGGAATGGGAGTTGATTGGAGGTACATATATAGAGTTTCCTAGTCTTATACACTTGTCATTAGTAGATTGCCCAAAACTCAAGGAAAACATACCGACCAACCTTCCTAAGCTGACACATTTATGGGTGAAACATTGTCCCGAACTCATAGTGATTACACCGTACAACCTTCCTTCCCTTATTGAACTTGAGTTACATGATTGTTCTCTACTGATAAAGTCAAGGAGTTCAGATGATACAGGCCCACCATTTGACATGTTCAGCCAATTGATGATTAGCCTGAATTCCCTTCAAAAGATAACCTTAGAAAATATTCCATCTCTAACATCCTTTCCGAGAGACGGTCTTCCCAAAACCTTACAATCTATCATAATTGATAGATGTGAGAATCTGGAATTCCTTTCTCATAAATCTTTTCACAATTACAAATCACTCGAGCGTTTGGAAATAAGTAAAAGTTGCAATTCAACGACATCATTTACCTTGTGCTCTTTCCCGGTCCTCAAAATTCTCGTGATTTATGGCTGCAAACATTTAAAATCCATATTAATTGCAGAAGATGCATCAAAACAGAATCTCTTGTTTCTTAGAACCATCAGAATAAGTAGTTGCGATGAATTGGAGTCAGTTTCCCTAAGTGGATTGCCTATTCCTAACCTCGCTGATTTAACTGTGTGGGGCTGTAAGAAGTTCCGTTCTCTACCTGAATCATTAAAGACTTTCACTAGCCTTCAAGAAATGAATATTGTTAACCTTCCAAATCTGCAATCGTTTTCCATAGATGATTTGCCTAACAATTTACGGGACTTGTTGATTGGCGGAGTTGGAGGGATTTGGTGGAATACAACTTGGCAACATCTCACTTCTCTTTCAACGCTGGATATTCGAAGTCATGATATTGTGAAGGGGCTGATGAAAACTCAAGTTCCGTTTCTACCCACTAATCTCATTTCCTTGAATATCGGCGACCTTAAAGATATAGAATGCTTGGATGGGAAGTGGCTTCAACATCTCACCTCTCTCCAACAACTTCTCATTTATGACTCACCCAAGCTCAAGTCGTTGCCGGAAAAAGGGGAATTGCCTTCCTCTCTTAAATTACTGATTATCACAGGGTGTCCATTATTGGAAGCAAAATTGCGGAGGAAGCAAGGGAAAGAATGGAGGAAGATTTCTCACATTCCCACAATATATTTAAATCACGATATCATTGAATGA